One Marinibacterium anthonyi genomic region harbors:
- a CDS encoding hypothetical protein (putative conserved protein), with translation MANTDPDAITGRCYCGATTLRSTSMPHAVAYCHCQDCRRVTGAPVAAFAAFAVDAVVFQPNMGKSISVTPGVTRTFCDHCGTSLAGFYDYLPGQVFISLGVIDQADNLPPQVHAHAGERLSWLHIDDDLERPAATAAAFLQTP, from the coding sequence ATGGCAAACACTGACCCGGATGCGATCACTGGCAGATGCTATTGCGGCGCGACAACCTTGCGCAGCACATCCATGCCCCACGCCGTGGCCTATTGCCATTGCCAGGATTGCCGCCGTGTGACAGGTGCACCGGTCGCGGCCTTTGCCGCATTTGCCGTGGATGCCGTCGTGTTCCAGCCGAACATGGGCAAAAGCATCAGCGTAACCCCCGGCGTGACACGGACGTTTTGTGACCATTGCGGCACGTCACTGGCAGGATTTTACGACTATCTGCCGGGCCAGGTCTTCATCTCTCTGGGCGTCATCGACCAGGCGGACAACCTGCCGCCGCAGGTGCATGCGCACGCGGGCGAACGTCTCTCCTGGCTCCATATCGACGATGATCTCGAACGCCCGGCCGCGACAGCGGCGGCGTTCCTGCAAACCCCATGA
- a CDS encoding Alpha/beta hydrolase family protein, whose amino-acid sequence MDFVLNGDAPGRVTVLLAHGAGAAMDTPWMTCLAERLAGRGLRVARFEFDYMAARRTGGPKRPPPKVERLADEYRDAIDALPRDGALIIGGKSMGGRVASLIADDLGDRIAGLLCLGYPFHPQGKPGTLRVAHLADLATPTLICQGTRDAFGTRAEVATYALSDRIRVHWLEDGDHDLKPRKRVTGRGLDDHLGEVAQEAEAWIGGLRGAYVT is encoded by the coding sequence ATGGATTTTGTTCTGAATGGCGATGCGCCGGGGCGGGTGACGGTTTTGCTGGCCCATGGGGCCGGGGCGGCGATGGATACGCCCTGGATGACCTGTTTGGCCGAACGGCTGGCCGGCCGGGGCCTGCGCGTGGCCCGGTTCGAATTCGACTACATGGCGGCCCGTCGCACCGGCGGTCCGAAACGCCCGCCGCCGAAGGTCGAGCGCCTGGCGGACGAATACCGCGACGCCATCGACGCCCTGCCGCGTGACGGCGCGCTGATCATCGGCGGCAAGAGCATGGGCGGGCGCGTCGCCAGCCTGATCGCCGACGATCTGGGCGACCGGATCGCGGGGCTTTTGTGCCTGGGCTATCCGTTCCATCCGCAGGGCAAGCCCGGGACGCTGCGGGTCGCGCACCTGGCGGATCTGGCCACGCCGACGCTGATCTGCCAGGGCACCCGCGATGCCTTTGGCACGCGGGCCGAGGTCGCGACCTACGCGCTGTCCGACCGGATCCGGGTGCATTGGCTGGAAGACGGCGACCACGATCTGAAGCCGCGCAAGCGGGTGACGGGGCGGGGCCTGGACGATCACCTGGGCGAGGTGGCGCAGGAGGCCGAGGCCTGGATCGGCGGCCTTCGGGGCGCATATGTCACGTGA
- a CDS encoding hypothetical protein (putative conserved protein related to MYG1 family) has translation MTITHLVTHSGGFHADELLSSVVLTRLFPQARVVRTRDEAWITPGAGRIIYDVGRDYDADAGIFDHHQRDKPLREDGQPLSSFGLIWQHYGRDYLRAMDVPEEDLEDIHRSFDQGFVLPIDLMDNGAVNPSVAGPLAGMTLPVLLETLKPVFDNRSPDADDAAFAEALPIAGAFVEAAIRGKAAKRRAESMVSRAIAAAGASRVLELPMGMPFRSAVEKAGADHLLFVVHPRHSDWAITGIRISGDTFDQRADLPAAWAGLTDAALEAASGVPGAKFCHNGRFIAVAATREAILRMADLAVAEAEAETAG, from the coding sequence ATGACCATCACCCATCTTGTCACCCATTCCGGCGGGTTCCATGCGGACGAATTGCTGTCTTCGGTGGTGCTGACCCGGCTGTTTCCGCAGGCCCGGGTGGTGCGCACGCGGGACGAGGCCTGGATCACGCCGGGCGCGGGGCGGATCATTTACGACGTGGGGCGCGATTACGATGCCGACGCGGGGATCTTCGACCATCACCAGCGCGACAAGCCCCTGCGCGAAGACGGCCAGCCGCTGAGTTCCTTCGGGCTGATCTGGCAGCATTACGGGCGGGATTACCTGCGCGCGATGGACGTGCCCGAGGAGGATCTGGAGGACATTCACCGCAGTTTCGACCAGGGTTTTGTCCTGCCCATCGACCTGATGGACAACGGCGCGGTGAACCCGTCGGTCGCCGGGCCGCTGGCGGGGATGACCCTGCCGGTGCTTCTGGAGACGCTGAAGCCGGTTTTCGACAACCGCAGCCCCGATGCCGACGACGCGGCCTTTGCCGAGGCCCTGCCGATCGCCGGCGCCTTTGTCGAAGCCGCGATCCGGGGCAAGGCGGCCAAGCGGCGGGCCGAATCCATGGTGAGCCGGGCGATCGCGGCGGCGGGGGCGTCGCGCGTGCTGGAACTGCCCATGGGCATGCCGTTCCGGTCGGCGGTGGAAAAGGCGGGTGCCGATCACCTGCTGTTCGTGGTGCATCCGCGTCACAGCGACTGGGCGATCACCGGCATCCGCATCAGCGGCGACACGTTCGACCAGCGCGCCGACCTGCCCGCCGCCTGGGCCGGGCTGACGGATGCCGCGCTTGAGGCGGCGTCGGGGGTTCCAGGCGCCAAGTTCTGCCACAACGGCCGCTTCATCGCCGTGGCCGCCACGCGCGAGGCGATCCTGCGCATGGCCGACCTGGCGGTGGCCGAGGCCGAAGCCGAAACCGCGGGCTGA
- the ysnE_1 gene encoding putative N-acetyltransferase YsnE — protein sequence MIRRADPSEPKIAAIIAVHNAHSRLHSPEQSIHCLTADQMQGVDLYAICLGGVPVGCAGLKPLGDGLAEVKSVHVLEWVRGRGLSRRLMAHLVDVARAGGIGGLVLETGSQMLTGFDAARRLYLSLGFVECPPIPGYAPDPASSFFRLDLSA from the coding sequence ATGATCCGCCGGGCGGATCCGTCCGAGCCCAAGATCGCGGCGATCATCGCCGTGCACAACGCCCATTCGCGGCTTCATTCCCCGGAACAGAGCATCCACTGCCTGACGGCCGACCAGATGCAGGGCGTGGACCTGTACGCGATCTGCCTGGGTGGCGTTCCGGTCGGCTGCGCCGGGCTGAAACCGCTGGGCGACGGGCTGGCCGAGGTGAAATCGGTGCATGTTCTGGAATGGGTGCGGGGCAGGGGGCTGTCGCGGCGGCTGATGGCGCATCTGGTCGACGTGGCGCGGGCCGGGGGCATCGGGGGGCTGGTGCTGGAAACCGGGTCGCAGATGCTGACGGGATTCGACGCGGCGCGCCGGCTTTACCTGTCGCTGGGGTTCGTGGAATGCCCGCCGATCCCGGGCTATGCGCCCGATCCGGCATCAAGCTTCTTCCGGCTGGATCTTTCCGCCTGA
- a CDS encoding zinc-binding protein, with product MACPICNKPADKKYRPFCSRRCADLDLGRWMTGSYRVAMVEQDDDLDELAELPSGRPDLH from the coding sequence ATGGCCTGTCCGATCTGCAACAAACCCGCCGACAAGAAATACCGCCCGTTCTGTTCCCGCCGTTGCGCGGATCTGGACCTGGGGCGATGGATGACGGGGTCCTACAGGGTGGCGATGGTGGAGCAGGACGACGACCTGGACGAGCTTGCGGAGCTTCCGTCGGGTCGCCCCGATCTGCACTGA
- a CDS encoding hypothetical protein (ETC complex I subunit conserved region), translating to MRARIFQPARTAMSSGLAKTREWVLEYEPASAREIDPLMGWTSSDDTQKQVRLRFETREEALDYARDNGIDVEVMEPHKRKPNIRPRGYGENFATDRRGAWTH from the coding sequence ATGCGCGCACGTATCTTCCAGCCTGCCCGTACCGCCATGTCGTCCGGCCTGGCCAAGACCCGCGAATGGGTCCTGGAATACGAACCCGCATCGGCGCGCGAAATCGATCCGCTGATGGGCTGGACCTCGTCCGACGACACGCAGAAACAGGTGCGGCTGCGGTTCGAGACCAGGGAAGAGGCGCTGGATTACGCCCGCGACAACGGCATCGACGTCGAGGTGATGGAGCCGCACAAGCGCAAGCCCAACATCCGCCCGCGCGGCTATGGCGAGAACTTTGCCACCGACCGGCGCGGCGCCTGGACGCACTGA